The Deltaproteobacteria bacterium genome contains the following window.
ACCTGCAGTCGAGCCAGAACCGCATTCCGCTCGAACGACCCGACGCGATCAACTCCGCCGTCGAGGGCGAGCGCGACATCGGCGTCTTCTTCTACTGGGCGCCGGCCGAGATCCGGGAGCGCTTCCGGAACCTCATCAAGGACGGCCTCAAGGGCTCGGGCGACTACGGCGTCTTCGCGCTCGGCATGTACAACGGCCAGGGTCTGAACCGGCTCGACTCGAACGACAACCTGCACGTCGTGAGCCGGCTCACCTATCCCTTCGAGTTGCCGAACGGCCAGTTCATCGAGCCCGGCATCCAGGGCATGTACGGTCGCTTCGTCGTGCGACGCTCGGCCATCCCGACCGGTCCGGACGGCGAGGATCTGACGCCGGAGGATTTCGAGGGCGGCCGCGTCGACCGCCGGGCCGCGGTCACGTTCGTCCTCTATCCGCAGCCGATCGGCTTCGAGACCGAGTGGACGATCGGCGACGGGCCTCGGCTCGTCGCCGGCGACACCCGGATCGGGACCCGCTCGTTCTGGGGCGGCTACGTCCAGGCGCACTACCGGACGCCGTTTCCCTGGGGCAGCTTCATCCCGTTCGTCCGCTGGCAGTACGAGGACGGCGGCCGCAAGTTCGCGCGCAACGCGCCGCGTGCGCGGCTGAACGAGGTCGACTTCGGCATCGAGTACGCGCCGATCTCCGAGCTCGAGATGACGCTGATGTACACCTACTCGCCGTACCGCACGAACACGAACAGCTATCCGTACGACGACATCGACGACGGGTCGCGGCTCGGGATGCAGGTGCAGTGGAACTACTGATCGGCTAGACCGTAGCGAGGGCGATCGTGCCCGCGGCGCGGGGGCCGTCGAGATGCGGCCCGACGCGTCGGAGCCGTGAAGGAGAGGCCATGGACGCGGCGAGCCTGAGTCCGGAGCAGAAGGCGCTCCAGCTCAACCTGGACGACCAGAAGTACGGCACGATCGCCGAGATCGGCGCCGGCCAGGAGGTCGCGAGCTGGTTCTTCCGGGCCGGCCGGGCGGCCGGCACGGTCGCCAAGTCGGTGTCGGCCTACGACATGAAGGTCAGCGACGCGATCTACGGTCGGAGCGGGCGCTACGTCTGCCGCGAGCGGCTGCTCGCGATGCTGCAGCACGAGTACGACCTCCTGCTCGAGCGCTTGGCGGAGACGCGCGGCGACACGACGTGCTTCTTCGCCTTCGCCGACACCGTCGCGACGTGCAGCGCTACGCGCGAGCGTGGCGAGGCATGGCTCGGGATCCGCTTCCAACACGCGCCGCGCGCCGAGTCGTCCGACATCCTGCTGCACGTGCACCTGCTCGACCGCGTGCGTCTCCACGAGCAGGAAGCCCTCGGCATCCTCGGCGTGAACCTCATCTACGGCGCGTACTTCATGGGCAGCGACCCGAAGGCGCTCGTCGCCCTGCTGCTCGACGACCTCTCCTCCCGGCGCGTCGAGATCGATC
Protein-coding sequences here:
- a CDS encoding porin, translated to MSMRLEPRSTRMRRVRVLIALAVSIGFAGAPARLLAEAGGAPTIELYVDDATGQVFTKPGPGRKPLGTFQRVEPQPAATAPVAPTQAAPAAARAPAQPPAAAPAVAASPHTEEEVAGIVGRIFKNKWYERISLRGYTQFRYTALLEKDGAGWFAPADRSVRDNAGFLIRRGRMIFSGDLSDHLSIYVQPDLNASPTDGDFSLQLRDLYADVALDKKKEFRFRLGQSKVPFGWVNLQSSQNRIPLERPDAINSAVEGERDIGVFFYWAPAEIRERFRNLIKDGLKGSGDYGVFALGMYNGQGLNRLDSNDNLHVVSRLTYPFELPNGQFIEPGIQGMYGRFVVRRSAIPTGPDGEDLTPEDFEGGRVDRRAAVTFVLYPQPIGFETEWTIGDGPRLVAGDTRIGTRSFWGGYVQAHYRTPFPWGSFIPFVRWQYEDGGRKFARNAPRARLNEVDFGIEYAPISELEMTLMYTYSPYRTNTNSYPYDDIDDGSRLGMQVQWNY